taaaaagggtaatttacaacgccacctcctagagaatgccacaattacaAAAACACTCCttatgtttcaccaaattagactcagaccccatacgcattgtgtgagtgtgtgtgtgttttcttgttttcgTGTACAGTGGGTAAAGATCGAAAAATTTATcacctgtctctctctctctatctctctctctctctctctctctctaaattatTGCATGCCTTATCTTACCTATGGGGTACCAAGTAAGCGAATTTATGAGACCCCCCGTCTATAggttttttctcttatttggcGAAGGCATTCattaaacaaaataaagcaaatggcctaaagagagaaagatcaATCCCAACGAGACACCACCTCCCACTAGGCGAATGGAAGGCATACATAAGCTGTGACATCATGAAACGACCTTGCTTATACTTCtcagtgtgtgagtgtgtgtgtgttttcttgttttcgTGTGTAGTGGGTAAAGATCGAAAAATttatcacctctctctctctctctctctctctctctctctctctctctctctctcNNNNNNNNNNNNNNNNNNNNNNNNNNNNNNNNNNNNNNNNNNNNNNNNNNNNNNNNNNNNNNNNNNNNNNNNNNNNNNNNNNNNNNNNNNNNNNNNNNNNAGGTGATGATGGATTTCTGTACTTTTCCAATGGCTATTCTGCACACAGTATGAGATGAATAAATCCAATTTTAAGATGGAGATTTCATTGCTTTCCCTATTTGAGTATTCTTTGCTACAATGGGCGCACGAGCAGATCCCTTGATATGATTCGGGTCAAATAACCACAACCAATTTAAAAATGCAATAGTTTTAAATGATGAAATTATGTTTGTGAAGTACAGAATTTGTATTTCTTACCTGAATTTTATGCTGGGAGTCCAGTGGGATGCTTTGTCACAGTTGAAACTTCTTTCTACAGAAAAATTTCCTTAAATGCTGttgagatttttttgttttaaatttctTATTGATGCCCTGGAAGTATTTGGAATTTTGATAATTCATGTCTATATGAATGTCTTGTATCTGTAGGAAATTCGTCCATGGACCCATATGATGGAAGTACCACAGTTGCATGGCTTTGGGCCAGCTGCCAATCGCTTGTTGGAGGCTTATAAAACGCTTTTGAAGGTACCTTTGTCAATAACCTTCAATTTATTCATTTACTTCTGATGGAAAATCATTTTCCACCCTGAACATGAATGGATCAGATTTATTAGTATTTCTTTTTCCAATCTTGAGCATGGTAGTTCTTGATTAATTAACACTGCAATAAACCTGGTTTTCTCAATCttgatggttttgatggtgaTGATTCATTGTTTATTAATGAACATTGTTCATGTGGAAATGGCTGCCAAACAACTCATCTTTTCCGAAAGGAAGCCATTCTCAAAATTTTCAGCACACCCTCTTTATGAGCTTTCGTCTGATGTTAACCTTCAATTTCTGAAGTGTCAACTTATCAGTAAGTCTGCAGAACTGCGCTTCATGAATGTGTTTTGGGTCTCATCTCTTGAAAACCATAAAGCTCGTGTAAATGTTTCCTTGTTTCCAATGTTTATGGTGAGAAAATGTCAGTCATGAACCCTAATGCATATGCATGCTTTTTTCGCTTAATTCTTTGTGGTTGAATTATTTTCTATCCTTTTTCCCCGCTTCAAATTCTTTGGTTTCTGGTCTTCTAGGAGGTGTGTAAACTCATCAGCTCATGTTCTCATCGGGCATTTTCTTTGACTTTATATTTGCCTTTGGGGCCATGCATCCCAACAATTCTCATGAACCAAGTGTAACTGTGGTTCTGGATCTAATGACAGTTTCTCTGGAACTTGAGGAATCTCAAAGATTCACatgctgctgttgctgttggGTCGGCTGAATCAGCACCAGATGAACACTCTTCTGTCACAAGAATAATTGCCGAGTGTGAGTCAGCATTGACATTTTTGAATCGTGATCTTGGGATCCTTTCTGCTTCTGTTGCTCGAGAACGGGGTGAAGAGGCACAATAATATGAAGATGTCCTCAGaatgtgggtgtgtgtgtgtacagTCTAGCTTCTATTCAGGGCATGTTTGTAAATGGAATGTTCTGTTTTATTATCTTTGGCTATGATTGGAATGAGCATTAATTACTGGTTTAATTGGAGAAGTGTACTCAAACTTCACTaatccttttcccaactaaattgaTTCGGCCAAGCATTTCATATTTTCCAGGAAAACTGTTTAAAGCCATTTTACTTGTTGACCTGaagtcattgatatatatttttaggtAAAAAGAACTCTGCTGGTCTCGCACAGGAAATTAATATCCATACACAACTGGGTGTGAAATGACCATCCTACCTCCCACCCATGCTTTCATTGCCCGCACATTGGTAGGGTTTtttcaccaattttttttttttttcgcattGTTCCCAACCACTTTTGGTCCTTTGATCGGGGAAGTATAGGTAAAATTTATCTGAAATAAGTCGAGATATATTTTTTCTGTGTAGAAGTCAGATTTGTGTGGAAGGATTAGTTCTGAAGGTAAAAATGGAGAGGTATTTGTAGCTTCTAAGATTTAATTAGAAAAACTCAAAGAGGAACATACAGAGGGGAAGGGGCTTAAACATACATAATGTATCCATCACAAAATACCATGATTAATTAGAAATCCCATTCATTTAATCACGTGCAAAATTCACTGAAGAAAGACCCATTTGATAAAGAAAATCTTAGGCACACATCATGGATTTAAATCCGATCTGTTTACTGATGTCAATACAGAGCGATCGATTGAATAACTTTGCCCTAAAATTTAGCTAATAAATCAGTTTttaaccattttacccttaataGATATGACACCATCAATTTGTATCAGTATCGTAAAAATATAACGAACATTAGGATAGCCTTGTGGTGGTAGtttcggcttgtggagccggcacccaggggaggaggtcgtgggatcgaaccctgtcgtacgcattgtgtgagtgtgtgtgtgtgtgtttttttatttattctatacccacccgtgggttgtctagatggttagggcgaactagagattgtgtggattaggcgcacggtcttaggttcgattctccagcatctgcgatttaagtggagatcatgacggtgggttgctatgctagtctccccgaaGATTCgtcgaggtgcacgtaagctggcccggacactttggttaacaaaaaaaaaagtatcgtAAAAATATCGATCTCCAACAAAACTGATATGTATCATAATACTCatcatttttaccaaaaaaaaaaactccatatTATGAGGGCAAAAAAATGATATCAGAGCCTCAACCAATGAAAACATACGCTTAAGGCATCTGATTTTATGGAAATCAGAATTTTTCCACTTTATTGTCACCATTATGTTTAGGGTGATTTACCTCCtatataataccaaattatattcAAACCCTTTGATGTCATTGCTAACTTGCTGTTATGGAATATACTTTATATGCTGATGTTAGCtactgtatatttttttttaaatatcaaaatgccTTCTTCTCCATTTTAGTTACTGTGTATATTAGGTACATTATAggtgaagtacctaatataACCATCAAACCCTTCTTCCCCAATCCTACATCCCTTctcctctcaagtctcaaccctAACCCCTCTTGTCCTTTTTTCACTAAGGAAGAGAAATATCTATTACTATTTGCAATGGGAAAAATGCGCTACAACCTGAAAGTTTGCCGATATCCGGCGATGTCAaaagaggggggaaaaaaaaaccggTGGCCGTGCATCATAGCTGCAGGCAATCTGAAGAGCCAAGCTCAATGGCAATGGCCTCCCCAATAATTGCAGAAGTGGGGAAGTACTGCCCTGTTGTAACCGTAACTAAGCGTATCATCTTCAATTTCAGAGTATACAATAGAGCCCATTAATCCTTCTAGTGAATGGTAAAGCTTACTTGGCTCATTTCAACTGATCCTGCCCTAGTTTAGACACAGACGTGTTATACAATTTCTATTCAGAAATCGAACTCTGGACTTCCCAAGTGGAAATCTCATTCTCACCAGACCTGAGAATTGAAACAAATCAACAAAACTTTTAGTTGTCTGGATTCTCATGATCCAAATTGAGCTTCTGAATCAGGGATTATATCACAATCAAAATATTATTACTCTAGGGCGTCCTGGATCTTGGCTTTCACATTATCAATGGTGTCCGAGCTCTCAACCGCCATGGTTATGGTCTTGCTGGTAAGGGTCTTCACGAAGATTTGCATGCCACCTCTCAACCGAAGCACCAAGGGGAGAGTGGACTCCTTTGAGATGTTGTAGTCGGCGAGGGTACAGCCATCCCCGAGCTGTTTACCAGCGAAGATCGAACGCTTTTGGTATGGAGGTAGGGATGGCAGTGAAGAGTCTTGAGTATAATTTAATAGGGTGTGTCTCCAATAATAACATTCTCTATAAAGTAGCattataaattacccttatttttatCACTTAAAAGATGCTCAAGCTATCGTAAATAGCAATGCCCTCTGTCATTTTCATCATCTACAGGTTATGGATCAATCTTATGTTGCATACAAATATAATTTtgagtttttactttttcttttttatttgatcgTATCTATTGTATAAGTACATGTAAGTCTTTTCGTGAACGGGTTCACATACGAACGTACACTCTTGATCCGTGAATATAGAATCcattaaatgaaaaaagagaaaattgattttatattCACGAATCAGGATCATTCTCATGTATTAGGATCGTTCTCGTGTATTCtcatacatgaacctgatccgttctcaattttttcttgtatttaaCGGTGACTAATTAGCCAGTCACGCATCAGCTCTATGGGGCTGTCCTTTTGTGTGAAAGGTCGGTAAGCTCACCAACAGCACCATTGTAATGGTATCTTGTGGTGAACCCAGTTCCAGGTTTTCCAAAAATACTTCATTCGCCTCTACCTTTAGGTTTCAGCTACTTGGACCAAACAATTCAATGATCTAATAATTTTACTAACTAATTATGCTTCTTCTCTCCAAccctaaccttttttttttttttttttcgatgacCCCTAAAAGCCTAGCTTGAAGATTGTTCatcaaggtttaaaaactcGGTATCGGGTATAgatttttaaaatcttaaatgtGATAAATAGTGTCAATCTTAAAAACTGATGCAGTGAGTACTCTTTCATGGCAAAAAAGTGATGCAGTCAGTGCCCTTCAAGGCTAAGAATGCGAAAATTTTAATCCGACACTGGATGTGAGAAAGTTGATGGCTTCAACTCTTCTACGGTTTTAAGAACCGATATCAGATCAGCAGTATTAGCCGATTCGTATCAGCCTTGGCCTTGACAATACTGATGCAATATACGGATATggaacttcttttttcttttttctttaatgaaaaaaatagttttcGATTTTGTACTGATCCAATACAGACGATATGTATAGCAACTGATACTGTGAACTAAATAAATGAAAACTAGACACATCGAATGAG
This genomic stretch from Macadamia integrifolia cultivar HAES 741 chromosome 2, SCU_Mint_v3, whole genome shotgun sequence harbors:
- the LOC122071979 gene encoding AUGMIN subunit 7-like, whose protein sequence is MMEVPQLHGFGPAANRLLEAYKTLLKFLWNLRNLKDSHAAVAVGSAESAPDEHSSVTRIIAECESALTFLNRDLGILSASVARERGEEAQ